The DNA segment aaaaaaaaagacgcagCCTTTTAGGACCCGGGGTTTCCTCTACGTGGTATCATAACACTTGGAAGAAAACCCAAATGGTGCTCTTGTTTACAAATTAATGATAAACTCTGGCGTAGACCTCCGGGCCTGGGAAAACCTCCACCTGGTTCCTCAAAACACTCTGCACCTGCTGCGGAGGGAGCCGCACCTCACGCTCAACCACGTGACGTCTGCCCCAAGCTGGACCTCGTCCTTGGCTGGATCCTGCTGCCCTTGGCACCTCGCTTCTCCTGTTTTTTGTGTTTGGGGCTAGGTGTGAGTTGTCCGTTGTGTTTTGGTATCTGTTTGGCAGCTCCAAGGCTTTTTCCCCTCCGCTCCCTAGTTCTTCCTAATTTTGCTCCAAAAGGGTCCTCTGAACGGCCCGTGGTTCCCAGATACCCCAGTCTGGCTCCAGTCCCTTCACTTTCGCCCACGCTGTTTCTTCTGTTGGGGAGGATCGCTTCTGCCCTCCTCACCTGCGCTTCTCTCATCTACACCGAAAATGGTCCCGGTGTCAGCCCTTCCAGAGCTGTCCCTGACCATGGCTCTGTTCCCCACACCGAGGCTGCATTAAGTGCCTTCTCGTGGTCACCGGAGCGCCTGAGGCCCAGGCTCCCCTGGCCTCCCACCGAACGTCTTACTCGTCTTTGTATCCCGGGCCTGCCGAGCTCCGTGCCTGGCACACACCAGAGACTGACATGAAGCTTATGAATTGAACTCTGTATCAAGTTTTACTTACTAAAGACCTGTCTGTTCCTGCAAGGGATCAATTAATCTCATTGCCTGTAACTCAAAGGTAATATTACCTGTGGCATCCAGTCCTTCGATGGCAATGACCGGGAACTTTCCTTTCTGGGCCTGCTCCGGGCACTGGTCAACCAGGTCAAGCACTGCCTGGGCTTCAGGAATGAAGGGTATACACTGCGAAACAATGTCTGTGCATCAGCAGTGAAGCAATGGGGCTTTTGCAATCTCTAACTGCTGAGAACAAGATTGCCCAATGCTAGTAAGGCATAAGTTGTGTTTGACGCCGTGCCAAATCCATAGTATTTTGAACCTGGGAAGGGCTGAATTCCTTCATTTTGTACTGAATAGCTGTACCTCAAAAAAGGCGATAGCGGCTGAGATCAGTCAGCCTGCAACCCACACTGACCAGCTAccccagaggaggaaggacaggcaAGACCGCAAGTGCGGAGCAGGGTGACCCAGCGACAGCGAAACTGTAGCACGCGGAAAATCAGCTCCGGCCCCAGCTCCGGGTAGCAGTCAGCACCGTCCCTTCCTAACCGCTAGGGGGCGGAGAAGAGAGCCGCGCGCCGCGGTCACCGGGTGAGTCGCGCAGGGCGTCCCGGGCATTCTGAGCTCTCACCTCCGCTTTCCCGCACCGCTCACCGCGGCCTCTCTGCAGCGAGGCCCGCACGTTTGTACATGTGTGTTCTTCATCTTCTAAGTGCTTTCGAGGATTAACATGGCCAGCCTTCACGGTAACTCGGTGAGGGTGGCAGCATTATTATTCCCCTCTACGaactaaggaaactgaggcgggggggcgggggggataaGAAACTGAAAGTGACACAGGTAATAAATGCTGCGTTGGGATTTAAAGCCAAGCGATTGGTCCTGCCCTTTTAAACCGCCTCGTAACACAATCCTAAAAGCTTGCAAAATGCACTAAATTCCACAGTGCAGCCTCAGAAAGCCGAGTCTGGACACCCCAGGCCCCGCCCAGGCTGCGCTGGGAAAGAACCTTCGCTCTCCttccctgagcacctgctgtgtgccagagCTCCGATTGTCCTGACCAAGGCAAGGCAAGTGTTTCACAGACCAAAGGGAGAACAGAGGGGTCGTGCGACCTGGACCGGCAGCCAGGAAGCAGGCAGCCACTGTTTTAGAACAAGGTTCTTGAACCCCAAACTCATGCCTTTTTCTCACCAAAACCATGCCCCAGCCTCCCAGATGGCATGATCCTCCCCGCACCCGGCTGCCTCTTCCCTCTGAGGCGCCTTCTGCACGCATTCAGAGCAGGCCTGGCGAGCGTGGCCTTGGGACATCAGTTCCCGCCTCGGATGGGAAGGTCCTGGCGGCCAAGAATGGAGAAAAGAGCCGCAGTGTCTAAACCAGAGTCTGGCACTCAGGCGGCCTGGTGTGTCGACGGCGTCAATCAGTTCCCTGGGCAACAGAGGCCAGGCTGGAGAGGCCAGCCCCGGAGAGCGCGCGCCCTGTCCACTCCCTGTCTGGGGGACCCACCCCGAGTGTCCGGAAGGGGCAGAACTCTTACCGCCTCCAGAACGGCGCGGGCGGCCTCCCGGTGCGGGAAGACCCCAGAGCTGGGCAGGTCGGGCACCACCGGGTGCAGGGCGGGCTCCGGGGCGGACACGACGCGCTCGCGGGGGCCCACCTGCCGCCACCCCGCGCCGTCCCGCAGCTCCCACAGGCGCTGCCACACCTGAAGGCGCGCGTCGCCCACGAACTCGCCCAGACGCGGGCCCTCCGGGgactcgccgagcagggagaacAACGCGCGCCGGGTGTCGGGGCTGTCGCTGGGGTCGTGGAGCAGGAAGCCGTGCTGCacgccgcccgccccgccgccgggGCCGTAGCACAGCAGCGGGCGCAGCCGGCACCGGCGGAGGGGGTCGCGGCGCAGCTGGTGCAGCAGGCGCTGGTGCAGCCGCGCCGCCCGCACCCGGGCCGCGCAGTCCCCGCCCGGCGCCAGCGGCACGCACAGCGAGTAGCTGCGGCCGGGCGGGCCCAGGAGCGCGGCCGCGCGGGGGTCGGGGAGCGCGCCGGGGGCGTCGCCGCCGACGGCGAAGTGAGCTAACGTGCAGCCCGGCAGCTCCAGCGCGAAGCGGTGCGGCGGCGCCATGGCCGGAGCGCAGGCCCCGCGTCGCGGCCCCGAGAGGCGCCCGAGCAGCAGTGGGGAGCGCGGGCGGAGGGCGGAGGCCATGGGCTCGTCCGGTCCCGCCCCCGCCGCTCTCGGGCCGCCACCGCCGCCGGGGAAACGAAAGCTAAGTGATGGGggcgggcggggctgggggcaccCTCTGGCGGCCTCGGCCCCCTCTGCCCGCTCGGGTTCCGCGCCCCGAacggcggcggcggggagggggcggccgcAGGTGGCGGGCGCGGTCCCGGCTGCCACCCGGAGGGTGCTCTCGGCCCGGCGCTGCGTGCGGGGAAGCGGCCGGTGGCCCCAGGCCCTGCACTGATTCCTCCTCTGTTGTTTACGTCCCgggtgtgcgcgcgcgcgcgtgtgtgtatgtgagtgtgtccCGGAGACCGCGCGCGCCAGAGCTCTGCCTTTTAGCTTCGTTCTCTTCCTGCCCCCCGCCCTCCGTCCCTGGCTCTTCAGTGCGGCGCAGACTCCTGGCTGGGGGCAGGACTTGCAGCCCCCTTGGCCCCCTGCTCGACCCGAAGTTTCCACCTGACCCGCTGTCTCGCCCTCACTCTGACCCAAGTCCTATGGGCTGCTTTGAAGGCCTGAAGGGAGCgtttttccctcttcttggaaTTACCCCCCTCTTTTGCTGACTCGCTAACTAGGACGTATCACCACATTTGCACGGGAGCCAAATAAAGGCCTGCCTTCGGGTCCAATTCGTTGGTCCTGGCATGCTGTATCAGCCCGAAGCCCGCACCTTGGTATAGCAGGTTTTACACAATTATTCAGATGTTTTGTTTACACTCAATAGCTGATACTTTGGGAAATGATTGCCAAACAGGAACGcgtgggtgcctcagttggttcagcgtctgccttcggctcaggtcattagggtcctggaatcgagtcccgcatcggctcaggtcatgatccccgggtcctggaatcaagtcccgcatcgggctccttgctcagcggggagcctgcttccccctctgcctgcagctccccctgcttgtgcgctctctctctctctctctctctctctgacaaataaataaataaaatctttataaaaaactaTTGTCAAgcatactgaaaacaaaaatcctaTCGGGAAAACCCAAACATTTAGagtaaagatgaaaaacattagATGAACTGAGGGCAAACAAACTTTATAATTGAAGCAGTTTGGATTTACCATGGCTGTACGTTTAATTCTGGAAGGAATACAACTTTTGGACAAACAGGAACTATTGTAGATACCTAGTTGAAGTATGGGCTAATAGACAAGGAGAAATTAAGAGATTAAGATGATTTTAGCTGAGGACAGGATCATTCTTACTCTCTGAGCAATCTCACTTTGGGGCGTTTAGTGTGCAGAGTTGTTTTCATATGTATAGTATTCTAGCGGGAGTGTAAATTGGTTCAAGTACTCTGGAAGACTCTTTGGAGGTATATGCTCAAGGGGAACACGCATAAACCACATGAACGAGTGATTCCaatcctgggtatatacccaacaTAAATGCGTACATATATGGCGACCAAAAGATATGTACAAGAAAATGCATGGTGTAATAGCAAAATATTCCAAATGCtcatcataataaaataattaaatgtattgTGGTATATTTAAACAAGGAAATCAATAAATGGGAGCTATGAAAATGAACAATCTACTGCTAAACACAGCAAAGTGGATAAGTCTGCAAACACAACACTGAGTGAGAGAAGCCCAGCAGAAAGAGGACGTGCTGTTGTAACCTAGAGTATGGTTTTTAGGACAGGGTTATCTTTGGAGTGGAGGTAGGGTTTAGGGCCTGGGGGGAAGGTCTTGGAGACTTCTtggtaaaattctttttcttgataAAGATGCTCATTACATATGTGTGTTCATTCTGCCAAGAATTCATTGTGCTGTGCATTTATGAACTGTGCACCTTTCGATGTATGTATAGTAGTTGATGTATGGTACTGATGTACAGTATGTGTCAGTAAAGGATTTACCACAGAAATGTTATGATGATTGCAAATAACCAATTCCACCATCTGCTAATGGGTTGCAGCCGGTGCTGGGACATTCCTGCAGGAAATGGCCCACATCAGGGAGTACATTAAGGATGTGCAGGTGTTTTGAGAAAAAAGTCTCTGGCTAAAGAAAAATGGTGATGACATTTGGCCGTTTTCCAGTTGCATTTGGATGCCCTTAGAGATGGCCGAGTCCCGAGTAGAAAGCCTAAAGGGGGCTGCCTTGTACCTCCTCCAGCCTACCCCGTCTTGAGCAGTTGGAAGAAGAAATCCCTCCCTGGGCCTGCGCAAGCCATGACTTTGATTAAGAAAGTCTACCACTCCTGAAACTTACTCTTAAATGAACGGGAGACGACAAGTTGGAAAGAATAGAACATCTGTTCAAGGATTTTTGTGAGTTCTTTGCTGGGAAAGactttgacttatttatttctatttttttcatatttattaatattttatctaaaaaatagGAGGCTCTCAGTTGTTGAagcaaagaagaaggaaggaaagagagaatgcctgaatgaatgaatgaatgaatgagtgagtgaatgaacacATGAACGAATAAAAGAAACTGGCCTCCTTAGAACAGACTtaggaaaaaacaataaaataatgtgCTAATAATGATCAATCATTGAGCAGTGATGCAGGTGTTTAAATCCCAGTTCAGACACTTACTCCCTGTGTGACGTGAGTTTCCCCCGCTATAAAAGAAGTTAGTACATGCAAAGTGCGGAGCAATGCCTGGTACCCCGTGCTGGATTGTGTGCTAGCTATTGCTAATTTATTATACAAGCAGCACTCTTTGTACTTAacatacattatgtcatttaatcctgacaatgCCCTCTGTGCGTGTGATATTAATACCCATGTTTCCCAGATGTGTTAACAAGATCAGGCAGGTAAAGAAATTTACCCAAAATTAAACATTCCTGGCTGAACTAGGattgaaatcttaaaatatttagcttGAAAAGCCTACCTGGCTCTCTTCTGTGCCATGCTGCTTTGATTTGAAATGTAAACTgacttggtttttgtttcttcatacaCATGTGATCtagcaaagaaaggaaacaaaaagtatttCTTGATTGTCATACCATGgtgatatttcaaaatgtttgtgaCTAAGATGATTTCAGGCACTTGGAAAGTATCCACCAGTGCATAATTGGAAATCATTACACATAGGCTTGCTATTTTGGTGAATTTGCTTTTAGTTTCCTTTCTAAGTAAAATGAGAGTTATCTTTGTTTCCATTCAGAACATAACACTACTAGAAAAACAATAGCTAACCCTAACTGAACACTTAGAGTCTTCCATACACTGTCCCAATTTATGTGATTCACATGCATTAGAATTTTCAGTCTTCCCCAAAATCCCACGAGACAGCTGGATTTACAGACGAGGCAATGGAGACCCAGAGAAATAATGTAAGTTACCAAAATCACTTAGTAAATGATGAGCTGGGTTCACGGCTCCAGAAGCTTCCCCACTAGGACTGTTGCAACTTTCCACAGGTCTCAGGAAAACTTAAGAGTACCTGTTCAAACACAACTCTGATTAAAgacaactaaaggaaaaaaagtttcagCACAAAATTTGACAGCGCTTTCTAAGAAACGgtaaaaataaggaagaagtCACTGTAACTCTTGACAACTACGAACCATctcagcggggcgcctgggtggctcagctgttacgtctgccttcggctcaggtcctgatgagccctgcatcgggctccctgctccacaggaagcctgcttctcccttgcccactccccctgcttgcgttccctctctcgctgtgtctctctctgtaagaaataaaatcttaaaaaaaaaaaaaaaaagaaccatcttAGAAAAGCATCTGATTTTCCtgtggtcttttatttatttgagagagagaacaagggagagcatgagctgggagagaggcagatggaggagaggcagactccctgccaagcagggagcccaatgcggggctctatcccaggatcttgggatcatgacctgagccaaaagcagacgcttaactgactgagccacacaggtgccccttcctatggtcttttaaaaataaaatagaaatggggcacctggctgactcagttggaggagggagcgactcttgatctcagggtcatgagtttgagccttaGGCTGGGTATAgagagtattaaaaaataaactataaatagaTATGCAGGAAAAAATGTCTACATTTCAACACTATGAAAATACATAAGATGAATAACTAAAGGAAGATTAAGTGTAAATGCTATTATATGCCTGTGCATTCTGACTGTGATCTGGAAGGGGCCCTGAGGCGAGTGGGTTCTGTCTTCAGCCTGCACAGGTCAGGAATACTTTGCATTCTTTGACTTTCATAACGAACTGTCAGGGCGGGCCCCCCTCTGGAAGGGCGCCGGGAGAGAGCCCCGGCATGCTGTATCATGCATGAGTAATACATCTGAGGAGGTGCTCGTATCTCTCTCCAAGTTGCGGCTCTAGACGGAAATATGGACAGAGAGCAAGATCTTGGTCCGTGTCCAGTTAGAAGGCTACTATTGACCCAGAAGACAGGCGAaaggtgaggcagagagaggcagatgcCTATAGCCCTGATCCTGAGCGTTGGGTCTTGGCCCTGTTCCAGCTTTCATTTTCGTGAACAGGAAAATCGAAACTTGAGCTCAGCAGAGAGTTAGTCAGAGGCGTGTCCATCCTGCCCCTGTGATAGGCTGCCCCAGCACATACATAAACTGAATCCTGAGGTTCAGTGCAGCCTCAGAGCGCCTGGCCACCATGTGGATGCTCATGCCAATCGCTTTTGCTGGAAAGCTGCTGAGCGCCTTCAGGAAGCCACTGAGCTCTCTATGGAGCAGCGTGGTCCCCTGGTTCTTCTGGCTCAGGTCAGCTCTCTGGCTGGCGAGGGGCGAGAGTACCCGGCCACTGCAGATGAGCCAGGGTGAActgcaggagagcagaggggaggaggaggagggcccgGACCagcccaccacccccaccagcgTCAACTACCACTTCACCCGCCAGTGCAACTATAAGTGTGGCTTCTGCTTCCACACAGCCAAGACATCCTTTGTACTGCCCCTAGCCGAGGCCAAGCGAGGGCTGCGGCTGCTGCAGGAAGCCGGTGAGTCCCCAGTCCTGGGAGGGAATCAGCACGCAGCTGCTGGCTGGGGGCAGGCACAGGTGGGAGAGCTCCTGCAGAATTTGAGATGCTCCCCAGCCCGTCTTGTAAGGGAGTATTAGGATGAATTTGGGGTGGATGCCTAGGCCTTCAGAACAAGAGTTGGCTGGCGCAGACAGTAAGGGAGGCAGACCCATCCCTCCTATAGCCTCCAAGTGAGCAGAAGTCTGTGCACCTCCCGGGCTCCCAGTGCACCCAGCATGTGCCGAGAGACAGGGTGGGAAGTGGTGCCACTTTCTGAATTTGTCCAAAGCCCTGATAGATTGGGGCTTTCCAGAAATTGTTAAGAACTACAATatttgaagggcacctgggtggctcagtcggttaaatgtgtgactcttggttgcagcccaggtcatgatctcagggttatgagatcaagccccacatcaggctccacgctcggggcgggggaggagtctgcttgagattctctcactcactctgtccctccctctctctgtctaaaataaataaatacatcttaaaaaaaaaaaaaactacaatgttTGAGTCTTTTACTTTGAATCAGGTATGTACTCCTAGCATGAAACTTTAAAGAAACTATTTACAATATAAATATGGCAATGACTTTGCTCTCAAGACTTGCATgctgtcttctccttctggaatgtcCTCTCTCCCTCATGTGTGATCCCTTGGTGCCTGttacaaatatgtattataacacttttttttattttttttaaagattttatttatttatttatttgagaaagagagagaatgagagaaagcatgagagggaagggggtcagagggagaagcagactccctgctgagcagggagcccgatgtgggactcgatcccgggactccaggatcatgacctgagccgaaggtagtcgcttaaccaactgagccacccaggcgccctataacacttttttttaaagattttatttatttattagagagagaaagcacgagtgggggggagggggagagggagaagcagactccccacagagcagggagcccaacatggggctcaatcccaggaccctgggatgatgacctgagctgaaggcagacgctcaactgactgagccacccaggcgctcctattacagcactttttaaattataccattatgttttgttttttgttttgtttttaatatctggaTCCCCAAAGAGTTTGAGTTCCAAGGTGGAATTTTAGCATTCTATGTATCTTTGTGCCTAGCAGGATATCTGGAATGTAAAGGGGGGTTGATAAATGTTTTTGGACAGATGGATTAATagatgaacaaatggatgaaGGGAACTCTGGTGTGGAAAGAACTTAGACCCTTGACTCACAAGGCCAGGGTTTGAGCTCTTGCCCTAAAACTTGTAAGACGTATCAAgacatttaacttttctgaacaGCAGTttaacaatcttttaaaatgtagataatcAAGATAACACCTATACCTGGCGCCTGActggcgcctaagtggctcagtgggttacgcatctgccttgggctcaggtcatgatctcaggaccccgggatcaagccccatgttggatctccctgctcagcagggagactgcttctccccctgcctgcctctccccctgcttgtgctctctctccctctctctctcactcttgctgtatctcaaataaataaacaaaatcttaaaaaaaaaaaaaacagataacgCCTATACCAACCTCAAAAAGTTACGACATGGCACAAATAAGTGAATGCTCAGGTGTTTTTAAATAGAGTATAAACTATAGTGGTTATAGTTAGTACATTTATCATTAATATAATGATTTCTCAGGTTTAAGTAAATAAAGtcaaagttaattaaaatgatcAAGGTATAACACAGGTCATATGCCCCGTAAGTGAGATTTCTGGCTAATAGAGGAAAATCTATTTTGGTGatgattaaaaatgtaaagttaaatgtaaattatatttaaaacatactacTCAGGCGGAAGATGCTTCtacaatatattatttacttCTCTTGCTTTTACACGAAGAAGAC comes from the Zalophus californianus isolate mZalCal1 chromosome 8, mZalCal1.pri.v2, whole genome shotgun sequence genome and includes:
- the CMPK2 gene encoding UMP-CMP kinase 2, mitochondrial isoform X3, with amino-acid sequence MASALRPRSPLLLGRLSGPRRGACAPAMAPPHRFALELPGCTLAHFAVGGDAPGALPDPRAAALLGPPGRSYSLCVPLAPGGDCAARVRAARLHQRLLHQLRRDPLRRCRLRPLLCYGPGGGAGGVQHGFLLHDPSDSPDTRRALFSLLGESPEGPRLGEFVGDARLQVWQRLWELRDGAGWRQVGPRERVVSAPEPALHPVVPDLPSSGVFPHREAARAVLEACIPFIPEAQAVLDLVDQCPEQAQKGKFPVIAIEGLDATGKTTVTQSVSDSLNAVLLKSPPACISQWRKIFDDEPTIIRRAFYSLGNYIVASEITKESTKSPVIVDRYWHSTAAYAIATEVTGGLQHLPPAHHPIYQWPRDLLKPDLVLLLTVSPEERMHRIERRGMERTREEAELEANSIFRQKVEVSYQRMENPCCHVVDASPSREEVLQMVLSVIQNNFLSHPESMRYTEVTRKISQIGGSPFSLSHAYTWATDEISMW
- the CMPK2 gene encoding UMP-CMP kinase 2, mitochondrial isoform X2, whose protein sequence is MASALRPRSPLLLGRLSGPRRGACAPAMAPPHRFALELPGCTLAHFAVGGDAPGALPDPRAAALLGPPGRSYSLCVPLAPGGDCAARVRAARLHQRLLHQLRRDPLRRCRLRPLLCYGPGGGAGGVQHGFLLHDPSDSPDTRRALFSLLGESPEGPRLGEFVGDARLQCIPFIPEAQAVLDLVDQCPEQAQKGKFPVIAIEGLDATGKTTVTQSVSDSLNAVLLKSPPACISQWRKIFDDEPTIIRRAFYSLGNYIVASEITKESTKSPVIVDRYWHSTAAYAIATEVTGGLQHLPPAHHPIYQWPRDLLKPDLVLLLTVSPEERMHRIERRGMERTREEAELEANSIFRQKVEVSYQRMENPCCHVVDASPSREEVLQMVLSVIQNNCN
- the CMPK2 gene encoding UMP-CMP kinase 2, mitochondrial isoform X1, with product MASALRPRSPLLLGRLSGPRRGACAPAMAPPHRFALELPGCTLAHFAVGGDAPGALPDPRAAALLGPPGRSYSLCVPLAPGGDCAARVRAARLHQRLLHQLRRDPLRRCRLRPLLCYGPGGGAGGVQHGFLLHDPSDSPDTRRALFSLLGESPEGPRLGEFVGDARLQVWQRLWELRDGAGWRQVGPRERVVSAPEPALHPVVPDLPSSGVFPHREAARAVLEACIPFIPEAQAVLDLVDQCPEQAQKGKFPVIAIEGLDATGKTTVTQSVSDSLNAVLLKSPPACISQWRKIFDDEPTIIRRAFYSLGNYIVASEITKESTKSPVIVDRYWHSTAAYAIATEVTGGLQHLPPAHHPIYQWPRDLLKPDLVLLLTVSPEERMHRIERRGMERTREEAELEANSIFRQKVEVSYQRMENPCCHVVDASPSREEVLQMVLSVIQNNCN